The genomic region AGGgcctcacgtggtggagagaTCATGCTCTCGTCCCTTCTTCTTGTCAGGGCACTGGTCCTACCAAgctagggccccaccctcatggcctcatttAGCCCCTAGCATCTCCTCACAAGCCGGTCTCCAGCTACAGCCAccctgggggttagggtttcaacataggaatttggggaggacacaaacattcacccAGTAACGGGGGCTTCGGGGCCTTTGAGGAACTGGAGCCTGCATGGAGCAAGGGGGGAGGGGTGTTGTGGTTATCTGTcgttgtgtaacaaaccaccccctATGTTAGTGCTTTAAAATGAGAATCATCATTTATTCACTCGCGATTTCAGTTTGGGCTGGGCCCAGGGGGACAGCTCCTCTCCGCCCTCTGTGACATCAGCTGAGGCCTTGCTCACAATGCTGGCAAGTTGGTGATGGCTGACAAGCTGGGAGCTCAGCGGGGCTGATGGCCAGGGGCCTTGGTCCTCTGCCATGTGGCCAcgtgggcttcctcacagcgtcATGGCTGGTTcctaagagagagaaagtgccACTTGCCAGTCTTTTTCAAGGTTAGGCCTGAACCTGGCAGGAGTGTCATTCCTTCCATCGTAGAAATCACAGAGTCCAGGTACAGCTACTGGCCATTCCTACCACAGACCTTGCCTTTTtgggaagagaataaaaattatacatatttaaggCGTACAACATGTTTTGGTACTCCGATACATAGTGAAATGGTTGCTACAGTAAAGCTAATTAACATGTACATCTCCTCacataattgtcttttttttttcttggtgcaaACACCTGAAATCCATTCTCAGCAAATTTCCAGTGCATGAGACAGCAGTGTTATTACTGCTGCACGTTAGCTCTCTAGACTGACTCATCCTGCTAACTGCAGCGTGTGCCCTTTGACCCCTGCTCCCACTTCCCCCACGCCTGCCCCTGCTGACCACACAGGCCTCGTCTTCTCTCAGCCGTGTGCGGTGGGAAACATGCCACCTTTTATGTTGGCCTCACATCCTGGGCTAAAGATCTTCATGTCCTTGAAGTGCATATTGCCTAGCTCTTTCTCCAAGCCTGCACCACCCCAAATAGTTAAGACACGGTGGAGCACCCCAAAGCTGGGACAGTCAGGGCCAGCTGTCTCAATTGCTGGACATTGCTCTGTGGCCAGTGCACAGGACTCTCCATGGCCAGAGTTGCAGTGGAGTGTGTGCTTTTTTCTGGCGTGGGGTCCATGGCTTTGATCACATGCTCTGATGGGGCTCTCACCCAGAGAAGGGGTGCCGTGATCGTGACCACAGATCTGATCGGACCAGCTCTGCAGCGTGGCTGTGAGAGGAGGATGGTCTGTCCAGCCTCTCTGAGCCGACCTCACAGAAGCCACGGTGCGTCACGTGCCTGCTCCCCACCTGCCACTTAGCAGGAGTCCAGGAGTGCGGCTATCCAAATTCACtcacttttgtgtttttgttcagttttttcttgTGGAAAACCAGAGAGACACGAAAGTAGGAAAAACAGTATAATGACTACTCCCCCCATGTGCCCAGTTCCAGCAATTATCAGCTCCTAGCTAATCTCGTATCGTCTATcccccctccttcttcccccttTCAGATTATTGTTCTCAATGTTTTTATAGACTAGAACACACACTGCACAGTGCTTCTGTCCTCAGTGTGTGCATGGTGGGTTTGCACACTGTGAGCTCACCTGGTTAGAATCCTAGTACCCACTTCTGATGTGTGGATAGGGGGACAAAGTGTTCCCACACCACCAGCAATTCCCTGACATCTGACAATTCCCTGACAGTTCAACTCAATTGGGACCCTCTCCACTGGAGTCAGCATACTTACTTGGACCAGAGACCTTTATTTCTGCATAAGGTGTCAAGTTACGGTCCCCTGTGgtttcctttcagcctgaaggactccccTTGCTGGAGGCAGGTCTGGCGTACAACACTCTCTCAGCTGTGCTTTCTAtgggaatgtcttaattcctCCCTCATGTTTTAAGGACAGTTCTGccagatataggattcttggttggattcttttttccttctgcacttTGAGTACATCAGCCCATGCCCTCTTGCCTCcaaggtttctggtgagaaatcagcTCCTGATCTAACTGGGGAAAATAGGAGGAAAGCTCTCTTCCTCTCAGCTCTGTGAACATTAATGATGTCTCTTCGCATGTGTTATGCAACAGAACATTTTCCTATAGTATTATACTATCAGTTAAGTTGTAGGATCATTTTCAGATTAATCAGAATTTAAGGAAAAGGAATTGAATATTTGACATCTAGTCGTTATGAGGTCTTTAAAAGCCAAAtatgattacatatttttaaattagaagtgAAAAGGCCATTGAAGCATCGTACAGATTTTAATTGCTAATAAAGGAAACACCACTCTCTAATATCCCACACAAGTAAAAAACTCTTTGGGGTCCTTTTTCTTAAGAGTAAAGGGGTCTTGAGACCAAAAAGTGAGCCAACCACTGGAGTCTATCCCCAGCCATGCCTGGTGCCTTTCTTGCTCTGACCTCATAAGGAGCCACTATGATGGAATTGATGAAAACCTATATCAGCCTCTGGGTGGGGTTAGGTTTTCGGTCTTTTGCCCAGGCAGCTGTTTTGGTGACCTGTTGGTAGACCGCACCCAGCTTGTTTTCTCcgattttttcccccattttgtttattttttcatctactgttttttcttctttcatttttattttctttttgatttttctttgttctcctttctcatttttttattctttttgtctttttctcatttttcttttcctttctctcagtttttcctttttctctatttttctttgtttcttttttcatttttgtttattattttcttttttatttttcttggttctcCTTTCTCGCttttttctattctcatttttatttttctgattttttattgttttatttttctctgttcttttctttttttaatttttattttctttttatttttctcattttttattctttttgtctttctaatttttctttttacttttcccttttttctttttctccatttttcttcgttctttgctcattttaattttttctttgtttttgttgtttctcccattttatttaaattttttagttaGTACTTTTAGTATTAGTGCAGTTAGTATAGTTCGTATTGTTAGTGTAGATAGCATAGTTAACGTGTTTattatactttgtattatttgttACTATAGTTAGTATAGGTGCCCTTCTTAGAATCATTAGTGTTAGTTACTTTTGTTTATTAGCCTAATTAGTAAGTAGGGAGTAGTGTTAGTTAGCGTTAGTTTCAGGTCACCATGTCTCTGGGCCTGGCGGCCGCCTCTGGCAACAGTAAGACCCATGTAGCCAGTTACAAGCTGCTAAAGACCATCGGGCAGAGCAGCTACTGCAAGGTGAAGCTGGCCCAGCACCTGCCCACCGGGACCGAGGTGGCGGTTAAGATGGTGGAGAGGAGTGGGAAGAGCGCCTCCAGAGCAAAGGCGCTGCACTGCGAGGTCCAGAGCCTGAAGACCGTGCGCCACCCGAACGTGCTCAAGCTGCTGGAGGTCGTGGCCACAAAGGAGACGTCCTTCATCGTCAGCGAGCTCGTGAGCGGAGGAGACCTGCTGGACCACATCCGGAAGAGCGGCCCCATGGCGGAGGACGAGGCCAGAGGGAAGTTTCGGCAGCTCGCCTCGGCCCTGGAGTACTGCCACCGGAAGGGCGTGGTGCACCGGGACCTGCGGCTGGAGCACGTCCTTCTGGACGGCGAGGGCAACGTGAAGCTGTCGGGCTTCGGCAGCAGCGCCGTGTTCCTGGGCCAGGAGCTGAGCACCCAGTGCGGGAGCCCCTGGTACGCGGCCCCGGAGACCTTGCAGGGCCGAGCCTACGCCGGGCCCCCGGCGGACGTGTGGAGCCTGGGCGTGGTGCTGTTCTTCCTGCTCACCGGGGCCCCGCCGTTCTGGGGGTGTGACCTGGTGACGGTGCGCAGGCGGGTGCTGAGTGGGAGGTTCCCGCTGCCGATGTTCCTGTCCTGGGAGTGCAGGAACCTCCTTGGCAAAATGCTCACCCTCaacccacaaaaaagaataagTATCCAGAAAATCCTGAAGGACCGCTGGGTGAATATGGGGCAAGAGAAACTGCGGCCCTACAAGGAGCTGCCCTTTGACACCAGGGATCCCTGGGTAATGAGTGTAATGCTGAGCATGGGGTTTCAGCAGGACAGGATAGAAGACTCTTTAAAAAACAAGCGATATGACTCCCTCATGGCCACGTACTTAATGCTTAGTGACAAGAAACCACGGGTGGTGGGCCACAGCATCCTCGTAAGACCTTATGTGCCTCCCATGGACCCCAGCAGCCGCAGCTTCTCCCTCACCTACTCGGTGCAGCTGAAGGCGTCTGCGTGCGCAGGGAGACGCCATTGCATCAAACCTGGCTTTCCCGCCTGGCTCTGCAGGGCTGCAAACCAGCATCAGCTGCCTAAGGGGAACGCGGAGTCAGAGCTGAAGGCCACAGAACCTGCCAGGATCCTACCAGGCCTGGAGTCCAGGACCGCCACCCCCAGCCCAACCCCCCTGCATGGGCCTGGGGCCTTCCCCTCCACCCACAGCACCAGCAACATTCCAGGGGGCCCAGAGGTCACCTGCCGTGGCAACCTCCTCCATGCTGGGCAGCGTGAGGGGGCAAGGCCAATCTCTCCTTCTGGCCCCACCCAGGGCCGGTGGCGGGCTGCTGGGAGCTTCTTAAATTTCCTCAGAGACTGGTGTTGTTGCCTGGACCCCAAAAAGATACTTTGAAGTAAAAAGTACCCTTGTAAAAGatatttgttcttcatttgtttAAGCTTAGTGTCTGCAAAATATCTTGTAGGGCCGGTTTAAAATAGAATGTATTAATGGAAATCTGGAGGTTCGGGAAGGCCAACAGATGAGGAGATGATGCCATTGCCAAGATAGTTTGTTGCTCATAGTTCCCAGAGGGGCCACACCACAGCACACAGGGCCCCACGGGGAAGCCCCagggtggtcaggaggcagagggagcgggGGACACTGTGGGCAGGAGGAGCCTTTCCTGTGATTTCTGGAGGAAGGAACagcgaggcagggtgagcaggctcaggACTGGCTGGTCTAAATAACTTCACAGGCTTTGGGGCACGAGGCTGTCCCAGTTGTCTGATACCCACCCTGGGGGACAAGGCCCGGGGGTAGCAGCCTCGACTACACATGTCCAATAGAGGAGGTAGTTGGGGTGTGGATGGAcactggattggttggtttgtttttgaaaaatgggCCCAAGAAGGAGGGTTCTCCCTGGGGAAGGCGGAACGGCATgacgagggaggcaggaggccgaATTGATCGGATTCAGAACAAGGCGTGTCCACATGTGCACGCAGGACACATGTTAAAGCATCAGGTTACAGAAGCTAGAAACATGGTCCAGACAaggctcagctcagatgtcacctgaggagccttccctgcctgctccGTCTACAGTGACAGCGTCCCCACCCCAGTCTCCCTGCCGTcacccaccccattcccctcacAGCGTTCAGGGCCCGGCCCCTTGCTCAGCACCCCACCGTGACTCTCCCCACCCCGAGGAAGGTCCTCACAGGACCTCCCATGCCCTGCACCATCTGGGCCTCCccctctctcatctcctcccacca from Equus asinus isolate D_3611 breed Donkey chromosome 4, EquAss-T2T_v2, whole genome shotgun sequence harbors:
- the LOC106829139 gene encoding serine/threonine-protein kinase MARK2-like isoform X1, with the translated sequence MSLGLAAASGNSKTHVASYKLLKTIGQSSYCKVKLAQHLPTGTEVAVKMVERSGKSASRAKALHCEVQSLKTVRHPNVLKLLEVVATKETSFIVSELVSGGDLLDHIRKSGPMAEDEARGKFRQLASALEYCHRKGVVHRDLRLEHVLLDGEGNVKLSGFGSSAVFLGQELSTQCGSPWYAAPETLQGRAYAGPPADVWSLGVVLFFLLTGAPPFWGCDLVTVRRRVLSGRFPLPMFLSWECRNLLGKMLTLNPQKRISIQKILKDRWVNMGQEKLRPYKELPFDTRDPWVMSVMLSMGFQQDRIEDSLKNKRYDSLMATYLMLSDKKPRVVGHSILVRPYVPPMDPSSRSFSLTYSVQLKASACAGRRHCIKPGFPAWLCRAANQHQLPKGNAESELKATEPARILPGLESRTATPSPTPLHGPGAFPSTHSTSNIPGGPEVTCRGNLLHAGQREGARPISPSGPTQGRWRAAGSFLNFLRDWCCCLDPKKIL